Sequence from the Seonamhaeicola sp. ML3 genome:
AAATCGCCATCATTTTTTCATCAGTCTTTGCTATTCTTGGTATAGCCCTCTTCGCGGTTTGGTCTGTTTTAAGCAACGTAACCTCTGGCATTATTCTGTTTTTTTCATATCCATACAAGGTTGGCGATAAAATAAAAATTCACGATAGCGATTTACCACAGCAGGAAGCTATTATCGAAGATATTGGAGCATTCCAATTGCACTTAAGGTTGGAAAATGGTGATTTGGTAACTTACCCGAACAATTTAATTTTACAAAAGCCCGTAACCCTTGTTGAAAAGGATGCTATTCAAGAAGCAAGCTAACCCTTATACTTAAGTTAAAGAAACATTAAAACTAGAGCAATGGCCACAGCACTTTGTTATATTTGAGCTTAGTTAATTAAAAACTATGATGCAAAGACAGATCGCTTTATTATTAGTTTGGTCCGTTTGTTTTTTTCAAGCCAACGCTCAAAAACCCAAAACACCATCTTCCTCTCAGATATACGAGTCTATTCAAAAGCTAAATTTTTTAGGTTCGGTTTTATATGTTGCTGCGCACCCCGATGATGAAAACACGAGGTTGATTTCCTACATGTCTAATCACGTTAAAGCCAGAACAGCCTATTTATCTCTAACACGAGGTGATGGCGGACAAAATTTAATTGGCCCAGAAATACGAGAACTTCTTGGCGTAATAAGAACCCAGGAATTATTAGCGGCCAGACGTGTGGATGGCGGAGAACAAATATTCTCGAGAGCTAATGATTTTGGCTACTCTAAACACCCTGAAGAAACTTTTAATATTTGGGATGAAGCACAGGTTCTAAGTGATGTCGTTCTAGCCATAAGACAATTTAAACCGGATATCATTATAAACCGATTTGACCATAGAACCCCTGGCACAACCCACGGTCACCATACAGCCTCTGCTATATTGAGCGTTGAAGCGTTCGATTTGGTTGGCGATGAAAACTCACACCCAGAGTTACTGGAATATGCAAGTACATGGCAACCTAAGCGTTTGTTTTTCAATACAGGATGGTGGTTTTATGGCAGTAGAGAAAACTTTGATAAGGCAGATAAGAGTAATATGTTAAATGTCGATATTGGCGTATACTACCCATTAAAAGGCTTATCTAATAACGAAGTCGCTGCATTGGCCAGCAGTCAACATTTGTGTCAAGGATTCGGAAGGCTAGCGCAACGCGGTTCACAACATGAATATATTGAACTCATTAAAGGAGATGCTCTCGAGGGTGATAATATTTTTGCCGGTATAGATACCTCATGGAACCGCATTAAAGGCGGTAAAACCATTGGAGATTTGCTGTATGCTGTTGAAAAGAATTTCAACTTTCAAAATCCTTCAATACATCTTCCCAATCTAATTGAAGCCTATACCCTATTGCAGACCGTAGAGAATGAACACTGGAAAACCCAGAAGACAAAGGAGCTAAAAGCCATTATAGAAATGTGTGCCGGGTTGTACCTTGAAGCTTCGGCATCTACCTTTTCCGTTTCGGCCGAGAATAACTTAAAGATTAATATTGAAGCGCTAAAAAGAAGCGATGCTAACATTAAGCTAAAAAGCGTTAGTATTTCACCCATAAATCAAGTTAAGACTACACATGTTTTTATGGAAAATAACAAGAAATATAATTTTTCATTCAATACCATTATCCCAGATTTAGATCACACCAGCCCGTACTGGTTAAATAAAAAATGGACTAAAGGTATGTATGTTGTTGAAAATAAAGCCTTAATAGGAAATCCTGAAACCAAAAGAGCTTTACAGGCTACTTTTTCTATTGATTTTGATGGCTTAACAATTGATTTTGAAAAAGATGTGATTCATCGCTATTCAAAACCAGATAAAGGTGAATTGTATCGTCCGTTTGAAATCATTCCAGAAGCATCTGCTAAAATAGCCCAAAAGGTGGTTATTTTTGAGAATAATCAACCTCACGATATCACCGTAGTCGTAAAAGCGGGTAAAGATAACTTAGAAGGTCATGTGGAAGTTTGTCATCCTAACGATTGGAGCGTATATCCCAAAAACCAAAAAATATCAATCAAACACAAAGGAGAAGAACAAACTTTAGTGTTTACGATTATACCTCCTAAAAATCAAAGTGAAGGCTTGATTGGCCCCATTGTACACATAGGTAACAATGCCTACACAAAAGAACTTGTTGAGATTAAGTACGATCATATTCCCTATCAAACCGTTCAGTTGCCAAGTGAAAGTAAGGTGGTGCGTTTAGACATTCAGAAACGGGGTGAAAATATAGCTTATATCCAAGGTGCTGGCGATGTTGTTCCAGAAAGTTTACAACAAATAGGCTATAGTGTTCGTGTCATAAAACCAGAAGACATTTCGGCTGAATTATTAAGTAGATTTGATGCGGTAGTTGTAGGCATTAGGGCTTATAATACTGTTGAAGCCTTAGAATTTAAACAAGAAACACTGTTCGATTTTGTGTCTAAAGGCGGTAATATGATAGTGCAATACAACACCTCCCATAGGCTTAAAACAAAGCAATTGGCACCATACGATTTAAAATTATCTAGAGATCGTGTAACCGATGAAAACGCCGAAGTTAGATTTTTAAATCCTGAACATCCTGTACTTAATTTCCCCAATAAAATCACTCAAAAAGATTTTGAAGGTTGGACCCAAGAGCGCGGTTTGTATTTTCCAAACCAATGGAGCAATGAGTTTACACCAATACTCTCCATGAACGATAAGAATGAAACCCCTAAAGACGGTAGTTTATTGGTCGCCAAATACGGTAAAGGCTATTACATTTACACTGGCCTGAGCTTTTTTAGGGAATTTCCAGAAGGCGTTTCTGGTGCTTACCGATTGTTTGCAAATATGCTATCTTTAGGAAAAGACAACCTAAAGCTAGAAGCTAAACTTAACGATTAGTTTTATGACCGATAAAAACCAACCAAAACAACCTTGGCTTAAATTATACTCTATTGTTTTAATAGCTAATGCGGTTTATTTCATATTGTTTTACTTAATAATGAAAGCGTTTTAGATGCAATTAAATTGGATTGATTGGGTTGTTTTAAGCGTTACCTTGCTTACCATTGTTGGTTATGGCACTTGGAAAACCAGAGGCCGTAATAGTGCCCAGGAATATATAAAAGGCGGTAACTCCTCAAAATGGTGGACTATTGGTTTATCGGTAATGGCCACCCAAGCGAGTGCCATCACTTTTTTATCTACTACTGGACAAGCATTTTCAGATGGTATGGGGTTCGTTCAGTTTTATTTCGGACTCCCAATTGCAATGGTTATCATTTGTTTGGTCTTCATTCCGCTGTACCATAAATTAAAGGTATTCACTGCCTATGAATTTTTAGAAAGCAGGTTCGACTTAAAGACCCGAAGCCTCACTGCCGTTTTGTTCTTAATTCAACGGGGTTTAGCAGCAGGAATAACCATTTTTGCTCCAGCCATAATCTTATCGGTAATCCTAGATTGGAACCTTACCTATCTTAATATTGCCATTGGTATTTTAGTCATAATATATACGGTTTCTGGAGGCACAAAAGCTGTGACCGTAACACAAAAACAGCAAATGTTTGTCATTTTTGCTGGTATGCTGGCGGCCCTATTCATTACTTTGAACCTTATTCCAGATGAAGTCTCCTTTACCAAAGCATTAGATATTGCTGGTGCCAACGGAAGAATGGAAATTTTAGACTTTTCTTTCGATTTGGAAAATAGATATACCGTTTGGTCTGGCCTTATTGGAGGTACATTTTTAGCCCTCGCCTATTTTGGTACAGACCAAAGCCAAGTACAACGCTACCTATCGGGCAAGTCCATTAAAGAAATGCAAATGGGACTTATATTCAACGGAGTTCTAAAAGTACCCATGCAATTCTTTATTTTATTGGTTGGAATTATGGTCTTTGTATTTTATCAATTTAACCCACCACCACTAAATTTTATTGGACCATCAACAGATAAAGTTTTGGCTTCGGAATATGCTGAAGAATATAAAGCACTTCAAGAAAAACAAAATGTGCTTTTCAGTAAAAAGAAAGCACTTAGTTTGACTCTGTCTAAAAGTGAAGATGATAATATTAGAAAAGAATTATTCGAACTAGATAAACAAGAGAAGGCGTTTCGTTTAGAATCTAAATACCTGATAAAAAGGGCTGTAGATTCTGCTTACGCCAATACATATGACAGACTACAAAATGAATTAAAGGCTTTAGAAGATAATACTGAAAGTAGTGCATACAAACAAAAAGAGGAAGCTTTACAAAATCTGTATGAGGAATCTGCAAAAGACACTCAAACAAATGACAGGGATTATATGTTCATTACCTTTATCCTGAAACATCTTCCTAAAGGGTTGATAGGATTGCTTTTGGCCGTAATACTTTCGGCAGCTATGTCTTCTACAGCATCAGAAATAAATGCGTTGGCCACTATTACTTCGGTGGATTTATACGGTAGAAATCTTAAAGTGGATAAAGGAGAAAAGCACATGGTTAAAGCCACAAAACTATTTACACTACTTTGGGGCATTGTAGCAATAATAATTGCTTGTTTTGCCAATCTTGCCGAGAATTTAATACAGCTAGTGAATATCATAGGCTCAATCTTCTATGGTAATGTTCTGGGTATTTTCCTTTTAGCATTTTTTATAAAATCTATTAAAGGGAATGCTGTATTCTTGGCCGCCATCATAACGCAAATCATAGTTATTACAGGTTGGTGGTTCGACTGGATGCCTTACCTGTGGTTAAATTTATTTGGATGTGCTTTAGTGGTAATTATCGCTCTAGCCATTCAACCTTTTTATAAAAACAATGACTAAATCAACAACTAAGAAAACCATTAACTGGGGCATTATAGGACTTGGTAATATTGCTCACAAATTTGCAAAAGACTTACTCACCATTCCCGATGCTAAACTACACGCCGTAGCTTCAAGAACTCAGGAGAAATCTGATGTCTTTGCCAAGGTATATGGCGCTACTAAGGCTTATTCCAGTTATGAGGCACTAGCAAAAGATAAGGATATAGATGCCGTTTATATCGCCACACCGCATGCGCTACACAAAGAAAACACCACCCTTTGTTTAGAACATGGTATTGCTGTATTATGTGAAAAACCTTTTGCTATGAACAGCGATGAAGTCGATATGATGATTGCAAAAGCAAAAGAAAATCAGGTCTTGCTCATGGAAGCCTTGTGGACTTACTTTTTACCGCACTACCAATATGTTCTTGATCATCTTAAAAATGAAACTTATGGCAAGCTGTTAAAACTGGAAGCCGACTTTGGGTTTTTTAAGGCTTTTGATGACAACTCAAGACTTTTTAACAAAGACCTAGGTGGTGGTAGTCTTTTAGATATTGGCATCTACCCTATTTTTGCGGCCTTATCTACTTTGGGTATTCCAGAGAATATTGAAGCTAATGCTACGTTTTTCGAAAATGGTGCAGATTCCTCTTGTAGCATAACCTTTAAGTACGGTGATGGCAGCACAGCGCTATTAAACAGTTCTTTGATAGAAGATACACCTACCGAGGCTATCTTTTATTGTGAAAACGCTACAGTTAAGATTAACACCTATTTCCATGCCCCTTCCACAGTTTCTATTATCAGGGACAACAACGAGGAACGTATTGACTTTAATTATAAAACGATTGGCTATAACTACGAGGCCATTCATTTTAATGAGTTAATTAGAAATGGTAAAACCGAAAGTGATGTCATGACGTTTGAGTTTAGCAAACAGTTGATAAAACTATTGGATAGCGTTAGAAAAATTATCAATCTAGAGTATTAAACAAGTAAGGCGCAACCTAAACAGCTGCGCCTTACTTTCTAAAATATCTATAAATGTAACGCTATAGTTATATAGGTAGTCTACATAGCTCCCCACTCTTTTAAAACTTTCTCGTTCTTATCTATGAAGGGTTGATAATTTCTTTTCTTAGCTAATTCCAAAGATGTTTTAGCTGCTTCAATCGCTGCTTTTTTATTTCCAGCTTTAGCGTGTATTAGAGCCTGTTGGTGAATAAACCAAAAACGCGGTTTCTTACTTGTCATTTCAACGGCTTTATCAATCCATTTTACGGCCTCAGAAATATCTTTGCCTTCCTCGTAATAATATACAGCAGAATTAAAATAATCTTGAGGAGAAGGTCCATTCATAACACTTTTAATGCTTTTACTCACCTTAGCATCTGTTGGTACAGTGAAAGGAACAGCAGCATAAGATTTCTCCCAAATAATTTCTAAAACAGCACTACTGTTCTTAATCTGGTTAATATCAATAGCCAATGTCTCAACATTAAAAGGCACCTCATAAACTTTAACTTTGGAAGTAGCAACTACTTTGCTATCATCCCAATCTTGAGGTGTGCCCCAATTGTCCGAATCGGCATATAACATCACATCCCAAGCTTCGGCTGAGTTTAATCGTGTGTAAATGGCATAAGTACCGGCTTTTACTTCTTGTCCGTCGAACATGATGTCGTCACTGAAGGTTATTGTGGTATTTTTATTGGCACCTGTTCTCCAAACTGTTCCCCAAGGTTCTAATCCACCAAATATTTTTCGTCCTTTAACACCTGGTCTGGAATATGCTATGGTGATATCTGTAAGACCAACGGTTTGTTTTAAGGTTGCCGATGGACTTGGTGCTGGGGTTTTAACTTGAGCGTTAACAATGCTAATTGTTGCAAACGCCATAAACAGTAATACTAACTTTCTCATTTTTTTGATTGTTTAATGAATTTTAGGTTTATAATGGTTTAAAATTAACGATTTAATAACTGCTTACTGTTAATAAAACCTTAAATAAGCCTCGTATATTTGCTTGATATAATTTTTAATATCGACACAGTTTATCTGTGTACCTTGATTATAAAAACTACTTAACATGAAAAAATATATAGCTGAAATTATAGGAACATTCACCATGATTTTTTGTGGCTGTGGCGCCATGACCATCAATGAAATTACTGGAGGTTCAATTTCTCATGTTGGTGTTGCCGCAACATGGGGATTAATAGTTATGGCCATGATTTATGCCTTTGGAGAAACCTCTGGAGCACATTTTAATCCAGCTGTAACCATTGGATTTGCTGTAGCTAAAAAATTCTCTTGGCTTGAAGTTCCTAAATACATCACAGCTCAATTTGTTGGAGCTGTTTTAGCTGTTTTTATATTGTGGTTTCTTTTTCCTGAAAGTCAATTTTTAGGAGAGACCACTCCTGCTTCTGGTTTCCCTGCTTACAAAGCAGCTATTCTAGAGTTTCTATTAACTTTTTTCCTAATGGTGACCATAATAAATGTTTCAACAGGCAGTAAAGAAATTGGCACCATGGCCGCCATAGCTGTTGGAGGTGTTATTCTATTGGAGGCCATGTTCGCAGGCCCGATGACTAAAGCCTCTATGAACCCTATACGCTCTATAGCTCCTGCAATTTTTACAGGAAACTTTAAAGATTTATGGTTGTATATTATTGCTCCTGTAGTAGGCGCAATAGCCGCAGTATCAAGCTGTAAATTGGTCAAGGATGACCAATGTTGCTAACCATAATAAGAATTCCTTATAGCATTATATTTTATTTTGTTTAACTTTTTTGATTAATGGTTAAACATTTTTATATCTTTACCATAAATATTTTAATTATGGCAAAGAAATCTGCAATATCCGAATCTAAGATTATAGAACAATATATGGGTCATGTTTTAGAACATGGTAAAAACCCTTCCTCTGTATACGCATTTGCAAAAACGAATGCTTTTGAAGAAAGTGATTTCTATAAATTTTTCGCATCGTTTGATGCCATTGAAAAAGGCATATTCACTGCGTTCTACCAAAACACCATTAAGATTTTAGAAAAGAGCGAGGATTACAAAATATTCGATGCTCGAAATAAACTATTAGGATTCTATTATACCTTTTTTGAAAACTTAACTGCCAATAGAAGTTATGTAACCCATGTGTTGGACAAATACAAGAACAATCTAAAGGGCTTACAGATTTTAAACGGTCTAAAAAATCACTTTACAAATTATGTTGGGGCATTGGGAATTCAAATGTTGGACATTAAACAAGAGCAGTTTGAAAAAATTCAAGAGAAAGCCCTCAAAGAATCAGCATGGTTACAACTTATAGTTACCATGAAATTTTGGCTTGAGGACACCTCACCTGCTTTCGAAAAAACAGATATTTTCATTGAAAAGTCCGTTAATACAACTTTTGATGTCTTAGATATCACCCCGATTAAAAGTGTTCTTGATTTAGGAAAATTCCTTTTCAAAGAAAAATTCCAAATGAACTAGAGTCTTATGAAAACAATTGATAGTATACCAACATCTAAAATCCAGAGGGCAACCAAATTGGTTACAACTGGAGCAAAAGTGGGTGTTAATTACATAAAATATTACGGTGATAAATTAGTAAACAGTGAAGCCGAAGCCAAAGAACGGTTAAATAAGAACAATGCAACCGATATATATGATGGTCTCAAACAGCTCAAAGGCAGTGCTCTCAAAGTAGCACAAATGTTGAGCATGGAAAAAAGTATTTTGCCGCAGGCTTATGTAGAGCAATTTTCTTTGGCTCAATTTTCGGTTCCGCCGCTTTCACCACCATTAGTTATAAAAACGTTTAAAAAATATTTTGGGAAACATCCCAATGATCTTTTTGATACTTTTAGTGCAACTTCCGTTAACGCTGCTAGTATCGGCCAGGTACATGTAGCATTTAAGAATGGGAAAAAACTTGCTGTGAAAATCCAATACCCGGGAGTTGCAGAGAGTATCGCTTCAGACCTAGCCATGGTTAAACCTGTGGCTATGAGTATGTTCAATATCAAAGGTAAAGATTCAGATAAATACTTTAAAGAAGTTGAGCATAAACTCGTTGAGGAAACGAATTACATCAACGAGATTAAGCAAAGTAAAGAGGTTGCTGAAAACTGTAAACATATTCCGCATCTTCGTTTTCCGCATTATTACGAAGACCTATCTTCTGAAAGAATTATTACCATGGACTTCATGGAAGGTGAACACCTTTCTGAATTCACTGCTCACAACGAAGACCAAGACAAAGCAAACAGATTAGGACAAGCCTTATGGGATTTTTACATGTACCAAATACATAATTTGAAAAAGGTACATGCCGATCCGCATCCGGGCAACTTCCTAGTTTCTGAAAAAGGAGAATTAATTGCGTTAGATTTTGGGTGTATGAAAACCATTCCAGACGAATTTTATACACCCTATTTTAACCTTGCAAAAAAAGAAAACTTGAGCAATCAAGATTATTTTGTCTCTAAACTCTATGAATTAGAAATTTTGAGAGCAGACGATTCACCCGAAGAACTCGAATTTTTCACTCAGATGTTTCATGAAATGTTGAGTCTTTTTACACAGCCGTTTCACCAAGATACTTTTGATTTCTCTGATGCTAATTTCTTTGGACAAATAGCGGACCTAGGAGAAAAATATTCTAAGAACACCGAATTACGAAAAATGAATGGTAATAGAGGTTCTAAGCATTTCATTTACATAAACAGAACTTTCTTCGGACTTTACAACCTTATGTTCGATTTGAAGGCACAAAACATAAAAATCAATAATTTTTTAAAGCTGTAATGAGATACTTTAGCGAAAACGACATACAAGAACTAAACCACATCTATAAGATTAATTTAATCAATAGTTGCTCAGGGTATAAATCGGCAAACCTCATCGGTTCCATATCTAATGATGGTATAGAAAATGTTGCTGTGTTTAGTTCTGTAACCCACATTGGTTCTAGCCCCGCTATGCTAGGTTTTTTCTTAAGACCAACTACAGTCATAAGAAATACCTACGAGAACATTAAGGCGACTGGTGTTTATACCATAAATCATATTCACAATGATATAACTGAAGATGCTCATCATACATCTGCAAAATATGAGGCTGATATCTCAGAATTTGAAGTAACCAATCTCAATCCACAATACCGGTCAAATTTCAAAGCACCGTTTGTGCATGGTGCTCCAGTACAGTTGGCAATGCAATACGTTGAGGAATATGACATTAAAGCCAATAACACCATTTTAGTCATTGGGAAGGTAATTGGGCTATACGTTAAAGATAACCTCATAGAGGACGACGGGTTCATTAATTTATCTCAAGCTGGTGTAGCTGCAATAAACGGCTTGGATGGTTATGCAATACCAGATGCAAAAACAAGATATGGGTACCAAAGACCCAAACTATTAATACAACAATAATGACCATATTAGTTACAGGAGCCACCGGTTATATAGGAAAACGACTTATTCCAATTTTATTGGATAAGGGGCATACTGTAATTTGTGTGGTTAGAGACCGTTTGAGAGCGGATAAAAAATTCGCAAATGAAGATAACGTGTATGTTATTGAAGCAGATTTTCTAAAACCAATCACCTTAAGTAACATCCCCAAAAGAATAGATGTGGCATACTATCTTATGCACTCTATGTCTAATACCTCCAAGGACTTTGCTGCTTTAGAAAAACAATGTGCACAAAACTTTAAGGACTATTTAGAAACCACCGAGGTAAAACAAGTGATATACTTAAGCGGAATAACCAATGAAGATAAGCTATCCAAACACCTAAATTCCAGAAAACAAGTGGAGTTTATTTTAAAATCTGACAACTACGCACTTTCGGTTTTTAAAGCGGGAATTATAGTGGGTTCTGGAAGTTCTTCTTTTGAAATCGTAAGAGATCTTGTAGAGAAATTACCTTTTATGATTGCACCAAAATGGTTAAATACAAAAACACAACCTTTGGCTGTTCGGGATGTATTGAGCTTTTTGAGCAAAGCGGTTGGTAACGAAAAAGTCTTCAATAAATCCTTTGATGTTTTCGGACCCGAAATAATCACTTATAAAGACATGTTATTACAATTTGCCGAAGTAAGAGGACTAAAACGGAAAATAGTAACTGTACCGGTTATGACCCCAAAACTCTCCTCCTACTGGTTATATTTTGTGACCTCAACGTCTTATAAATTGGCAAGTACCCTAGTAGATAGTATGGGAGTTCAAATAATTGGTAAGCCTAGCAAAATTAATGAGATTTTAAATGTAAAACCCATTCCATACAAAGAGGCTGTTGCCTTGGCGTTCGAAAAGATAGAACAGAACAGTATTGTTTCCAGTTGGAAAGACTCCATGATAAGCAGCGGTAGGTTACAAAACAGATTACACCAATACATTAATGTCCCACAATTTGGATGCTTCACAGACCATAGAGAACGTTTTATAAATGACACTGAACAAACTCTAGATAAAATATGGAGCATTGGTGGTAAGAACGGATGGTATTACGGTACGTTCCTTTGGCGTATAAGAGGATACATTGATAAGCTCTTTGGAGGCATAGGTCTAAGAAGAGGACGAACTCACCCCACCCATTTGGCAGCAGGAGATGCTTTAGATTTTTGGCGTGTTATTTATGCCGATAAAAACAAACAAAAATTACTACTATTCGCAGAAATGCGCTTACCGGGAGAGGCCTGGCTAGAATTTAAAATTGAAGACAATAAACTTAAGCAAACAGCAACTTTTAGACCACGTGGACTCTGGGGAAGACTGTATTGGTACACCGTATTGCCTTTCCATGGTTTTATTTTCTCTGGTATGATTAACAAACTCGTAAAAGTTGAAATTCCGAAAACCTCACTTACCACAGAAAATATGTCCAATTTGTAATCGTCCATTCTCTTGGAGAAAAAAATGGAGTAAAAACTGGGATAACGTAAAATATTGTAGTGACAAATGCAGGAGAAACAAAACAACTTTGCTTTAGTTTGGTTCCAAAACAATTTAAGAGTTCAAGACAACGCTCTGTTATACGAGATTGTTAAAAAACATAAAAACATCATAGCGGTTTATTGCTTCGACCCGAGACATTATGAAAATACGCCTTTCGGATTTCTAAAAACCGGTAAGTTCAGAACCAAATTTCTTATTGAGACCGTTACCAATCTCAAAAATAATCTGAAGACTTTAAACATCGAATTATTAGTTTTTAATGAAAAACCTGAGACAGCCATTAAGGGCATTACCGAAAAGTATCAAGTTGAAGCGTTGTATTTACAAAAAGAATGGACTTCAGAAGAAGTTCAAACTTTTAATAATGTTGTAAAAGAGCTTCCTAAAAGCATTAAAATCCACGCAGCTTACGATCAGTTCTTATATCACCCAGATGATATAAACTACTCGGCAAGGGAAATTCCGAAGGTCTTTACCAATTTCAGAAAAAACACAGAAAAAACAAGCACAGTAAGACCTGTAATTAAAATAGAACCTTTAAAAACCAATGCCGTAGTTGAGAATAAAACAAAAATACCCACATTAAAAACCTTGGGATATGCTGATTTTGAAATGAATCCAAATACAGCGTTTCCATTTTCTGGTGGAGAAACTGCTGCTCTAGAACGCTTAGAATATTATGTGTTCAAAACAAAGAAATTGGGTGTTTACAAGAAAACACGAAATGGACTATTGGGTAAAGATTTCAGCTCTAAGTTTTCACCCTGGCTTGCTAATGGAAGCCTTTCTGCAAGAACTATATTTTGGGCCGTGAAAGAATTTGAAAAGCAACATTTCAAAAATCAATCTACCTATTGGTTGGTTTTCGAATTAATGTGGAGAGACTATTTTAAATACATTTCTCTAAAGCACAATAACAACATCTTTAAAATAGATGGCATACTAAATAATAAATACCACTGGGAAAGAAATCAGGATTTGGTTGAAAAATGGATTAATGGCGAGACAGAATCAAACTTTGTTAATGCCAATATGATCGAACTAAAAAAAACGGGATGGATGAGTAACCGCGGGCGACAAAATGTAGCTTCTTATTTTTCCAAAGACCTAAAACTGGATTGGAGAATTGGAGGCGCTTATTTTGAATCGCTGCTTATAGATTATGATGTTCATA
This genomic interval carries:
- a CDS encoding mechanosensitive ion channel domain-containing protein; amino-acid sequence: MFFETYKSELIDTAFVVGILFFIGLIINLLIKKIGNKNGINSPRIKLICKYVTVSLILIGILIEVYVFGVKFEEIAIIFSSVFAILGIALFAVWSVLSNVTSGIILFFSYPYKVGDKIKIHDSDLPQQEAIIEDIGAFQLHLRLENGDLVTYPNNLILQKPVTLVEKDAIQEAS
- a CDS encoding PIG-L family deacetylase, with translation MQRQIALLLVWSVCFFQANAQKPKTPSSSQIYESIQKLNFLGSVLYVAAHPDDENTRLISYMSNHVKARTAYLSLTRGDGGQNLIGPEIRELLGVIRTQELLAARRVDGGEQIFSRANDFGYSKHPEETFNIWDEAQVLSDVVLAIRQFKPDIIINRFDHRTPGTTHGHHTASAILSVEAFDLVGDENSHPELLEYASTWQPKRLFFNTGWWFYGSRENFDKADKSNMLNVDIGVYYPLKGLSNNEVAALASSQHLCQGFGRLAQRGSQHEYIELIKGDALEGDNIFAGIDTSWNRIKGGKTIGDLLYAVEKNFNFQNPSIHLPNLIEAYTLLQTVENEHWKTQKTKELKAIIEMCAGLYLEASASTFSVSAENNLKINIEALKRSDANIKLKSVSISPINQVKTTHVFMENNKKYNFSFNTIIPDLDHTSPYWLNKKWTKGMYVVENKALIGNPETKRALQATFSIDFDGLTIDFEKDVIHRYSKPDKGELYRPFEIIPEASAKIAQKVVIFENNQPHDITVVVKAGKDNLEGHVEVCHPNDWSVYPKNQKISIKHKGEEQTLVFTIIPPKNQSEGLIGPIVHIGNNAYTKELVEIKYDHIPYQTVQLPSESKVVRLDIQKRGENIAYIQGAGDVVPESLQQIGYSVRVIKPEDISAELLSRFDAVVVGIRAYNTVEALEFKQETLFDFVSKGGNMIVQYNTSHRLKTKQLAPYDLKLSRDRVTDENAEVRFLNPEHPVLNFPNKITQKDFEGWTQERGLYFPNQWSNEFTPILSMNDKNETPKDGSLLVAKYGKGYYIYTGLSFFREFPEGVSGAYRLFANMLSLGKDNLKLEAKLND
- a CDS encoding sodium:solute symporter, producing MQLNWIDWVVLSVTLLTIVGYGTWKTRGRNSAQEYIKGGNSSKWWTIGLSVMATQASAITFLSTTGQAFSDGMGFVQFYFGLPIAMVIICLVFIPLYHKLKVFTAYEFLESRFDLKTRSLTAVLFLIQRGLAAGITIFAPAIILSVILDWNLTYLNIAIGILVIIYTVSGGTKAVTVTQKQQMFVIFAGMLAALFITLNLIPDEVSFTKALDIAGANGRMEILDFSFDLENRYTVWSGLIGGTFLALAYFGTDQSQVQRYLSGKSIKEMQMGLIFNGVLKVPMQFFILLVGIMVFVFYQFNPPPLNFIGPSTDKVLASEYAEEYKALQEKQNVLFSKKKALSLTLSKSEDDNIRKELFELDKQEKAFRLESKYLIKRAVDSAYANTYDRLQNELKALEDNTESSAYKQKEEALQNLYEESAKDTQTNDRDYMFITFILKHLPKGLIGLLLAVILSAAMSSTASEINALATITSVDLYGRNLKVDKGEKHMVKATKLFTLLWGIVAIIIACFANLAENLIQLVNIIGSIFYGNVLGIFLLAFFIKSIKGNAVFLAAIITQIIVITGWWFDWMPYLWLNLFGCALVVIIALAIQPFYKNND
- a CDS encoding Gfo/Idh/MocA family protein, which gives rise to MTKSTTKKTINWGIIGLGNIAHKFAKDLLTIPDAKLHAVASRTQEKSDVFAKVYGATKAYSSYEALAKDKDIDAVYIATPHALHKENTTLCLEHGIAVLCEKPFAMNSDEVDMMIAKAKENQVLLMEALWTYFLPHYQYVLDHLKNETYGKLLKLEADFGFFKAFDDNSRLFNKDLGGGSLLDIGIYPIFAALSTLGIPENIEANATFFENGADSSCSITFKYGDGSTALLNSSLIEDTPTEAIFYCENATVKINTYFHAPSTVSIIRDNNEERIDFNYKTIGYNYEAIHFNELIRNGKTESDVMTFEFSKQLIKLLDSVRKIINLEY
- a CDS encoding DUF2911 domain-containing protein — protein: MRKLVLLFMAFATISIVNAQVKTPAPSPSATLKQTVGLTDITIAYSRPGVKGRKIFGGLEPWGTVWRTGANKNTTITFSDDIMFDGQEVKAGTYAIYTRLNSAEAWDVMLYADSDNWGTPQDWDDSKVVATSKVKVYEVPFNVETLAIDINQIKNSSAVLEIIWEKSYAAVPFTVPTDAKVSKSIKSVMNGPSPQDYFNSAVYYYEEGKDISEAVKWIDKAVEMTSKKPRFWFIHQQALIHAKAGNKKAAIEAAKTSLELAKKRNYQPFIDKNEKVLKEWGAM
- a CDS encoding MIP/aquaporin family protein, with amino-acid sequence MKKYIAEIIGTFTMIFCGCGAMTINEITGGSISHVGVAATWGLIVMAMIYAFGETSGAHFNPAVTIGFAVAKKFSWLEVPKYITAQFVGAVLAVFILWFLFPESQFLGETTPASGFPAYKAAILEFLLTFFLMVTIINVSTGSKEIGTMAAIAVGGVILLEAMFAGPMTKASMNPIRSIAPAIFTGNFKDLWLYIIAPVVGAIAAVSSCKLVKDDQCC
- a CDS encoding TetR family transcriptional regulator C-terminal domain-containing protein gives rise to the protein MAKKSAISESKIIEQYMGHVLEHGKNPSSVYAFAKTNAFEESDFYKFFASFDAIEKGIFTAFYQNTIKILEKSEDYKIFDARNKLLGFYYTFFENLTANRSYVTHVLDKYKNNLKGLQILNGLKNHFTNYVGALGIQMLDIKQEQFEKIQEKALKESAWLQLIVTMKFWLEDTSPAFEKTDIFIEKSVNTTFDVLDITPIKSVLDLGKFLFKEKFQMN